The genomic region GCCTACGAAGCGCGGGTACTCGACGTGATGAGTAAGTTTGGGTGCCAGAGGTTTTCAGCAACCTTGGCAGTGCACGGACGAGCGGTGTTGGCAGGGGAGATATCCAGGTGAAGGGTATGTAAGGTGTTCAGTGCCGGTATCACTGCGATGCTGTTGTCACTGAGGCAAGCTTCTTCGCAGGCTTGCCGAATGAAGACTTCCGGTCCGCCCTCTATCGCGAATTGGTGAGGCGCCGGGTCGTGGGCTCTGGAGCTCGAGCGAGGACGGAATAACCGAGGCCGATTACGGCGCAGCCCTCTACTCTCGCGCAGTGCAGATCGGTCGCCCGGCGGCTGTTCTGAGCGGTAATAGGGTTGCTTCGACGGGTCCCTCGTGAAGATACCAGTAACATCCGTCACTTGGCAGAATGCGTGCGGTCGAGACGTCCTGATAGGGAGCGGCCAAAGCGGCAACCTGCTCGGAGATGGCGGCGGAGTTGTTGTCCCCGGTGCCAACGACAGTGGTGCATCCGCTCAGGAGGGCCGACAACACAAGGCTTTTGATGAGTTTTCGTCCCAAGTTCGGTCCTTCTGCGCAATTGGTTCGCCGGCTTCTCTCGGTCGCCCGAAGTTTGTACTCAACTCTGTGCACTGACGTAGTCTTCGGGCGGATGCAGGTAGGCTGTCACGCCGGTCTCGACCAAAGGGTAGAGCGCGATGGCATGGGCATTGACCATCCGCACGCAGCCCGAACTCGCACGCCCCCCGATGGAGCGGGGATACGGCGAGCCGTGGATGCGCAGATAGGTGTCGCGATTTCCGACGTAGAGATACAGTGCCCGAGAACCTAACGGATTGGTCGGACCCGGTTCCATTCCGTCCGCGATATCCGCGTAAAGCTCCGGATCGCGCTCGATCATCGAGCGCGTTGGCGTCCAGTGTGGCCACCGGACCTTGCGCCGGATCGTGTAGGTGCCGGGCTCGTAGAGATTGCCGCGGGCGATGGCCACGCCATAGCGCATGGCCGTCCCACCGTCTTCAACGTGGTAGAGGTAACGGGCGATGGCATCGACGTGGATATCACCTGATACAAGGCCCGCCCGCGCCTCCACCCGTTGTGGAAGAAAGCGCGGATGGAGGCCCCAGGGATTGGATGTCTCCAAGTGGAAGAACGGCGGCGTTACTTCGGCGTCCCAAGCACTTTTCTGCGCCTCGCTCGGCCAGGTATCCGCCAGAACCGGCCCCGAGATAGACGGCGAGAACAGCACTGATGCGGTCACGATGAAGTGGCGCCGGGTTATGTCCTTCTTACCGGCAGCGGTCATTGTTCCGGTTCTCTCGCATCGGAGACAAGCACTTGCAACTGATCCGCATCCACGACACCGGGGACAAGTGCCTCACCGATCACGAAGGATGGCGTGCCCGTGATACCAAGGGCTTGCGTCAGGCGCATTGACGATTCTATGTGTGCGTCGATCTCCGGCGCTTCCATGTCGCGGCGCAGTTGTGCGACGTCGAGACCGATGTCTTCCGCGATCCGAAGGACGGAAGATTCCTCGGCGCGGCCGCTCATGCCCATCAACGCCCAATGGAATTCTTCGTAAAGCCCCTGTTCGCGAGCTGCCAGCGCGGCTCGGGCGGCGAAAACCGACCCTTCGCCAAGGATCGGCCATTCGCGATAGACAAGACGAACGTTTGGATCGGCCTCGAGCAGGGCCTCAATCTCGGGCTTTGCACGACGGCAATAGGGACAGTTGTAGTCGAAGAACTCCACCACCGTGACATCGCCATTCGGATTGCCCAAGACCGGCGCATTGGGGTCGCGTTCCAGCGCGTCGCGTTCCCGGGCAAGCACATTGGCCTGCGACGCAGCCTGCGCCTCGACCTGCCGGGCCTCCAGGATCGCGACCGCCTCCATGATGATCTCGGGGTTCTCGCGGATAGTTTCGAGGACCAGTTCGCGCACCCTGTCTTCGGAGAGGTCCTGGGCTGCTGCCTGGACAGGCAGCGCCAATGAAAGCGCCACCAGGATTGTCGAGATCAGTCTTTTCATGTCAGATGCCCCCATTGGCCAGATCGGCGGCCGTGCGTTCGGCCTGCGTTGCGCGCTCGCGCTCGGGCCAGGATGATTGGATATAGGCCAGGATGTTCCAGATCTCGCGATCTGTCAGGACGTCGCCGAAAGCGGGCATACCACTGTCGAACTCCACCCCTTGCAGCGCCAGAGCTTCCCGTCCACCGAGCTTCGAATATTCGAACAAGACCCGGTCGGGGTGGTGCCAGGTATGCCCGGTTTCATCGTGAGGCGGCGCGGGCAGACGTCCGGTCGCATCGGGCGTTCGCCAATCCGGCTGTCCTTCGAGGTTGGCGCCGTGGCAGGACGCGCAGCTCTGGACATAAAGCGTCTCTCCTTGCGCGATGTCCGCCGTAGCCGGCATCACCGGCATGGTGGGATCCATAGCGGCCTGCGTTGCGTCGCGCAGTGCCAGCCACACACTGGCCCCGGCAAGGCCAAGCACCACCGGCGCTGCGATCAGGATCCATGTCTTCATGTTACCCGCACCCATGTCATCATCCCGCTTTCGGCGTGGCTGAGCATGTGGCAGTGAAACAGCCAGTCGCCGGGGTTGTCCGCCACAAAGCCGATCTCGCGAGTCTCTTGCGCGGCCACAAGGAGCGTGTCGCGCATGGGGCCAACGGGACTGCCGTCGCGGGTTTCGCGGAAGTGCATCCCGTGAAGATGCATGGCGTGGGGAAAGACGGTTTCGTTAACGATCTCCAGCCGCACCGGTTCTCCAAGCGAAAGATCGGCCAGTGGGGCCTGCGTCATCTCGGCCATATCGTTGAAGGCCCAGAACCGTCCCCGCGCCGCAAGCGCGCGGAAGCCTAAGCGCTCTCCGCCCAGGAAAGCGCTATCCAACCGGCCCATGGCGCCGCCCGACATCACGAGCCGCAACGGTCGCGCATCGGCCAGCGACCGGATGCCGTCACCGCGATTGGGCGGCAGGGGTGCCGGTGCCGCGCGCGCCACTTGCGAGGTGCTGCCCGAGACAGGAAACGCCACTTGCGAGGCGGGTCGGTTGTCATTGCCGATGCGGACGAGATGCACGGTCTCGCCCGCTTCGCCTGTCACATCGACGATCAGATCGATGCGTTGCGCCGGGGCGAGGATAAGGATGTCCTCCACAGGTTCGGGTTGGGCGAGCGGCATGCCGTCGAGCGCGACCGTCCAGCCCCGCAACCCGGCCAGCTGCAACGGGAAGATCCGCGCATTCGACGCGTTGATGAGCCGCAGGCGCAGACGCATGTGCCGCTGTACCGGGATCGAAAGGTCGAATTGACCATTGGTGGTAATCAGGTTCCCGATCCGGCCGCCATGGCTCATCATCATCGGCTGGTCGAAACTGTCGTCGATCAGTGCCGTTTCCGGATCGAGCAACCAGTCGTCGAGCACGAGGGTCTCTTCGCGATCTACCTCGGGCGGTTCGGCCTCTTCAATGATCAGCGGCCCGTGCAGGCCGCGGGCGACCTGCACCCAGGAACGGTTATGCGCGTGATACCAATAGGTTCCGGCATCGGGCGCCACGAAATCATAGTCAAAGATCTGCCCCGGCGCGACGGCCTCTTGCGTCAGGCCCGAGACCCCGTCCATCGCGTTGTCGATGCGGATCCCGTGCCAGTGGACCGAAGTCGGCTCGGGCAGGTCATTGACCAGCCGCCGCTGCACCCGTTCGCCCCGGCGCACCCGGATGGCCGGGCCGGGCGCGCGGCCCTCATACCCCCAGATGGATGTCGCCGGATAACCGTCGGGGGCAAGCTGGACCGTGGCTTCGCGCGCTGTCAGGATCGCGGGCGCATGAGAGGCGGCAAGCACCTGCCGACCGCTCATCACCATGCCCAGAGTGGCGGCGGTCTGTCCGATAAAGGCGCGTCGTGTCAGCATGGCCAATACCTCCTCAACAGTGTCGAGGCGGGCGAGAGTCTCGCCCACCCCCTTGTCGTTTGAGCGTCAGGAGTCGTGGCCCATCCGGAAATCGCCAACCATGCCGGCCTCGCGGTGACCGGGCACGTTGCAGGCGAATCCGATCTCGCCACCTTCGGGGAAGGTCCAGATGACTTCGCCCGTATCGCCCGGCTCCAGCAGGACGCTGTTGGCATCGTCATGCATCATCCCGGCTTCCATCATGCGGTCATGATTGATGCTGCGCATCGTCATCATGCCTTCACGCATCATGGTACGCATTTCGTCGCGGTGGCCGTTCCAGGTTTCGTTCGTGCCGATGTTGAACTCGTGCACGGCACGTCCAACATTCACCACTTGGAAACGGATTGTCTCACCGGGTGCAACCTCGATCGTCTCGGGGCTGAAGCTCATCTCGTCCATTTCGACGATGATGGTGCGGTCGACCTGCGCGGCGTCGCCAGGTTCACCGATGCCGTCACCATCTCCATGTCCAGGGCTGGCAACCGCGATGGAAGCGGCAAGGCTGGCCGCGAGGGCGGTCCCGGTCAGAAGTGTCTTGATCATGTCTTGGTCTCTCATGTCTGTAGGTAGTTCAGGGGATTTGGTTGTGAGACGGCCCAAGGTCGCGGAGGTGGAAGATCTACGGGCGCAGTTCTTCCCCGTGTTGCTGTTTTCGCAAACGGATGACACGCGGCGCGGAAACCGCGTGCCCCGAAAATCGGTCGTGCCATCAGAATGGCGGTCGAGGAACAGGTCGGGTCGGGATGGCAGGAGCGGTCAAGCGTGTCCTCAGGCGCGGCGTGCCCGGCACTCACGCCAGCACCGTCCACGCCCACGGCGATCGCTGAATGCGCATCCGGCGTGCCTGCAAGGCCCGGCGACGGTGCGGCGAGGATTGCAAGCGCCATCATGAGCACCGCGACCAGTTCCTGGCGCGCGAAAAAAACCGATAGCACCCGCATCAATTGATCCCATTCTCGCGCTGCACCTCGCGGATGTAGCGAGCGATATACTGAACGTCGGCGCGAGTCAGGCCCTCGACCGGGGGCATGTTGCCAAAGGGCCAGTGATGCGCGCGTACGCCGTTCCGAACCGCCATCTGAAAGGCCTCGTCGGAATGATGGCTCGGTTCGTATGTGCGGTGGATCAGCGGCGGCGCGACACCGTTCTGACCAGCCGCGTTTGCCCCATGACAAGCCGCACACACGGTTTCGAAGGCGCGTTGACCAATCGCCGCCTCGGGCGACAACTGTTCGGGAAGCCTAACCTCGACGATGGGCGCGCCCTGAGCCAACTCGCTTATTGCTGTTGGGTCCGGGTGGACCATGGTCCCTGCCGGTTGCTCGACCGGTTGCATAAATTGCCAGATCGCCACGCCAAGCCCGGCGACAAACACACCGCCGATGAGAAGCCCGAGCTTGTTCATGTTCCTTGCCCTTTTCTTGCCTTTGATCTGCTCCACTCCACCCAGGCGCCGGCCAAGGCACTGTGGGTTCAGACCGCTCGAAACTTGAGGATTTTTTTTACCGGCTCTCAGCCACGTTGCAATCCGTTAGCCCCGTGTTTTTTGTAACCGAATGTATCCTTGACCTTCACCCGGAAAAGGCACCTAACGTGCGGCCGGTAGAGTGTAGCGGAGGATGTGATGTCCTGGAACCCAAGGAACTTTTTATCGAATGGTGCCAGAATGAAGCTTGGCATGCTGGCCTGTTGTGCCGTGATGCTCGTCCCGCTCGGCGCCTTTCTTTTGGCGGGCGGAACGTTCGGCGGGCTTGCGAGCAATCTTGGGCTTTTGGCGCCGCTGGCGTTGTGCCTCGGCGCGCATGTCGTGATGCATCGCATGATGGGCAGATCCTGCCACGACAGCGCAGTGAATACCCCCCAGGAGGACATCGAACAAGATCGCGACCCAGCTGCGGCGGTTGTCACGGTCAATGCTGCGCGCTGACTGGGTAGCAGCGGGTTCCGGACTGCGTCCGAAACTGGCGCTGGTTGTCCTTCTTGCGTTGGCCGGGTGCGGGACGACTTTGCAGCAGTGCCCGAATCCCGACGCCACGCAGTCAACACGTGGCGCGACATTGACGCTCCCGGATGGATGCCGTGCGGTCCAGACCGGCGCCGTTGGTGTCGTCACCCTCGCCTGCGATGGCGGACGGGTCGGTTATGCGTTCGACGCGCCCGTTTTTGCGGCGCAATGATGGCCAGGGCCTCCGGCACAAAAAGGGAATCTGTAGCGGTGACGGACAATTTCGGCAGACTGAGCCGGTTGAAACGCAGGGGCGGCTCCCGGCTGGCAGCGGCTCTTGTTGTCATGGCCACGTCGGCACCGATGGCCCCCGCCGCGACCTCGGAACAGGTAGCGACATCAGCGGTCAGCGCGCAGCTTATCACGGCGGAAAATGGTGTTGCACCCGGGGCGGGAGCGATTTCGGCAGGGCTGGCGCTGGAACTTGGTGAAGGCTGGAAGACCTATTGGCGCACGCCGGGCGAGGTGGGCTTCCCGCCCGAGATCGACTGGAGCGGGTCGCGCAATGTCGCCGAGGTCGAATTTCAATGGCCCGCGCCCGAGCGGTTCACCGCCTTCGGTATCGAGAATTTCGGCTATCATGACGAGGTGGTCTTTCCGTTGCGCATAACGCTGGAACAGCCGGGCCAGCCTGCCCATCTGTCCGCGTCCGTAACGCTGCTGACTTGTTCCGATGTCTGCGTGCCTCAGGATTTCACCCTGACGCTTGACCTGCCCCAAGGCGCGTCGATCGACCCGGACAGCGCGGCCCGCATCGCCGATTACGCGGCCCGCCTACCGGTCGGGGCCGAAAGTGGAGGTGTCCAGTCCGCCAGCGCGCACGTAGATGTCGAAGAAACCGCGCTGACAATCACCTTGCGGGGGGCCTCGCCATTCCAGACACCGGATGTGTTCCCGGAACTGGGAGAGGGTACTGCCTTCGGGGCCCCTGACATCAGGCTGGGCGAGAATGGCCGCCTGCTCTGGGCGCGCTTGCCCATCCTTTCGCCGCCCGACGACCCGACGGCCGGCCTGTCGCTCACAGTGACCGACGCCCGTGGTTGGGCCGTGACCGTGACGCCTGACAGGCTCGAGACTGCGTCGCTCCCGCCCTACACGGAAGGACGCGCCGCCGCGCCGCTGTCCAGCATGGTCTGGATCGCGCTGACGGCCTTCCTCGGCGGGTTGATCCTGAATGTCATGCCCTGCGTGCTACCGGTACTGTCGATCAAGCTGTCCTCTGCCGTGAAACTGGAGGGTGCCCGTCGCGCTACCGTTCGATGGGGATTTCTCGCCTCGGCCGCAGGAGTCATGGCTTTCATGTGGGGCCTTGCGACCGCGCTGTTTGTGTTGCGGCAGGCAGGTGTTACCGTCGGCTGGGGCCTGCAATTCCAGAACCCGGTTTTCCTCGCTTTGATGATCGGTCTCCTTGCCATTTTCGCGGCGAACCTCGCGGGCGCCTTCGAGGTCGCTCTGCCTGCTGGTCTGCAAACCCAGCTTGCCCGCGCGGGAGGTGCCAAGGGGCATGGGGGCGATTTCCTGACCGGTGCCTTCGCAGCGGTACTTGCCACGCCCTGCTCCGCGCCCTTTCTCGGGACAGCCATCGCTTTCGCGCTGGCAGGGCGCGGTGTGGACATTGCGCTGGTCTTCACATTTCTCGGGCTGGGGCTCGCAGCCCCTTACCTTCTGATTGCCGCTCGCCCGGGCCTGGTCCGCCATCTTCCAAGGCCGGGGCGATGGATGATCGCGCTGCGCGTCGTGCTGGGCCTTCTTCTGGCGGTCACCGCGGCTTGGCTGGTCTGGGTGATGCAGGGTGTCGCGGGAACGGCCACGATGCTCGTGGTTGTTGGGGTGACGGCAGGCGTCGTTCTGCTGCTGTCGTTGTCGAGGTTCCGGGGCACAGTTCGTGCCGGGCTCGCGCTGCCCCTCGTGGGGGTCATGCTCTTCGGGGCAGCGTATCTGGCCGACACATCAGCGCCCCGCGCGCTTTCGTCTCAGGTGACCGAATGGGTGCCCTTCGACCGGGCAGAGATCGCGCGCCGCGTCTCGCGGGGCGAGGTTGTGTTCGTGGATGTCACGGCCGACTGGTGTCTGACGTGCAAGGCGAACAAGGCGCTCGTGCTCGACCGTGACCCTGTCGTCTCGGCGCTTGCCGCAGAGGGCGTCACACCCATGCAAGCTGATTGGACCCGGCCCGACCCGGCGATTTCACGCTACCTGGAAAGCTTCGGCCGTTACGGCATTCCGTTCAATGCGGTCTATGGCCCGGCAACCCCGGACGGCGTCGTCTTGCCGGAACTGCTGACCCCGGACGTGGTCATGGCGGCGCTCGACGATGCCGCAGGGGAAGAACGGGATATCGCCGGTCAGCCCTGAATGCACGCTGCCGCACCTGTTTCCGGCTGCGGCAGGTGAGGTTCATGGCGTGGCTCTCGCGCCGGCCTTACCCCGCAGCGGCGGGCCTGGCACAGAACCGCCGCTCACTTTTCCAGCACCTTGCGCCGCCGGTCGAACTCATCCTCGTCGATCTCGCCCGAAGCAAAGCGTTCGCGCAGGATCTCCATTGCATCGCGCTTCCCGGGGTTGCTGCTGCGCTGGTTGTCGGTGAGCCATTTCACCGCGATTACGATCAGGGCGATGATGATGCCCCAAAACACAATCATCATAAGCCCGCCAAATATGCCGAATCCACCACCCCACATCATGTGACCGTATCCTTCCTGCCAGTTTTCCATGGGGTCCGCAGCGGCCAGTGTCGGCGCCGAAAGACTGCTGATTGCCCAGATTGCCAATCGTTTCATTTCATTATTCCTTCCGTTGTCTCGCGTCGTTGATGGCTGCGCCCTCTGCCAGCGGGATGAGGATCGATGCCTTCAGACCGCCTTCGGGACGGTTTTCAAGCCGGATGTCACCGCCGTGTCCGCGCACGATCGCCCGTGCGATGGCAAGGCCCAGCCCATGCCCCCCGGTTTCGAGCGAACGGGAGGCTTCCAGCCGGTGAAACGGCGCGAAGACCTCTTCGAGTTCATCCTGGGGGATTCCGGGGCCACAGTCGGTAATCTCGATTGCCAGATCGTCGCCTGCGCGGTGCCAGCCGACCGTGGCCCCGCCCCCGTAACGCGTGGCGTTCTCCACAAGGTTGCGAACGGCCCTGCGCAGGGCAAGGGGGCGTATACGCAGCGTCATCGGGGGGCCACCGGACAATTCGAACGGCGTGGCCTTGTCGTCTGCCTGTGTTTCGAGCCAGTCGGGCAGGTCGACGACCTCCGAGGTTTCCCGCCCCGCCAGCCCCTGGGCGAAATCGAGCGTGGCCTCGGCCATGGCCTGCATCTCGTCGATGGAAGCGATCAGGCTCTCGCGGGTCTTCTCGTCCTCGACGAGTTCGGCATCAAACCGCATTGCCGTGAGAGGCGAGCGCAGATCATGGCTGACCGCGGCGAGAATGCGGGTGCGATCCGCGACAAAGCGCGTCAGCCGGTCCTGCATGCGATTGAACGCGCGGGTAAGGTCGCGCACCTCATCAGGGCCGGCGACAGGCAACGGGTCACGCGCGTCGCCGCGCCCCAGGTCCTCGGCGGCGCGCGACAAATCTCGCAGGGGGCCCGTCAGACGGGTCATCACGAACCAGAATGCCGCGACGAGGATCAACGCGGCCGTCAGCCCGAAAGCGAGGAAGGACGACAGGGGCCACTGCAATGGCGGGCGTTCGAACCGGGTGTCGACGTTCAGCCACTGGCCGCCGGACAGTGCAATAGACAGGGTCAGCTCGACCGCCTGCATCCGGCCGCGCATCATTTCCTGATGCATCTCGGCCATCTGCGGGGACAGGTTCGGGATCGGATGAAGGGGGCTTGCGGTTTCCCTTAGGTTGACCCGGATATCACGACTGAAGCCGTCACCCAGCAAGGCCCGGATGCGCGTTTCGATATAAGCGGCATGATGGTGATCGGGCGTGGTCACGCTTGGGGCAGGCGCAAGGTCGAACCGAACGAGTGGTGAATTTGCCGCCCGCACGATAGACGCGGACAGATCGGGCGGCGCGTCTTCCAGCAGGCGAACGACATTGGCGGCGCGTCCTGCTGCCTCGAAGCCAAGGGCGGCGCGGACGGCCAGGCTGCGCTCGTCCGTGAAGAGCCACAGGCTTACCGCCTGCGCGATGGCCAATGCCCCGAGGATGAGGATCACGAGCTGCGAACGCAGGCTGCCTATGCGCAGCCGGGTCATGCGACCACCTCGACATCCGTGTTCAGACTGTATCCCTGGCTTCGGATGGTAGTGATGAGCGTCGGGCGCAACGGGTCCATCTCGATCTTGCGTCGCAGCCGACTGATCTGGTTGTCGATCGTACGGTCGAGCGGTCCCGCCGCGCGCCCCGCCGTAAGATCGAGAAGCTGCTCTCGGCTCAGAACCGTGCGCGGACGCGCCAGAAGGACCGTCAACAGCCGGAAATCCGCTGTCGTCAGTTGCAGGCGATTGCCGTCCCGGTCGATCAGAACGTGTGCGTCGGTATCCAGCGTCAACCCGCCAAAGCGCAGAATGCGGCCTGAAAGGTCTCCGGCATCGCTTCTCTCCTGAGATGTGCGGCGCAGGACCGCCTTGATACGCGCGAGAAGCTCGCGCGGGTTGAACGGTTTCGGGAGGTAATCGTCCGCGCCGATCTCGAGGCCCACGATCCTGTCCTGATCCTGCCCGAGGGCCGTGAGCATGATGATCGGAAGCCGTTTCTCGGCCGACAAGCGCTTGCAGATCGAAAGTCCGTCTTAGCCCGGCATCATGACGTCGAGCACCATCAGGTCGAAGTGACCTTTGGCGAGCTTCTCGTCCATGTCCCGGGCATCCTTGGCCGCCGTTGCCCGCATGCCGTTTCGTTCCAGGAATCGCGCGACCGAGTCCCGTATCTGGCGGTGATCGTCGACGACGAGGATATGCGGCAAACTGTTCATACATCTCATCTGGCAGTGTGGCGACGCGCGGTCAGCACCGGGATTGTAACGCTTTGTATCAGGTACCTGCGTTGCGACGAACGGATACAAGATCGGCAATGACGCAGCCTTGGTCTTCCCTATTGTTTTCCCATGTCGGTGAGGCGTTTCACACGAGAAAGGATACAGACATGAAAACCAGAGCGAAACTCGCGGCGACGACCGTCATTCTGATAGCAATCGGCGGGGCTGCGCTGGCCTCGGGCGATCATGGCCACGGTGGACAAAGTGCCCCGGCTGCGCAAGGTCCCGGCGCCGGCAACCATGACATGATGCAGATGATGATGCGGATGCATGGGCAGATGATGGGAGGCGGCATGGGCATGATGGGATCCGGTGGGCCCATGGGCGGAATGGGCCAGGGCATGATGGGCGGCGGAGCGTCGCTGATGGGAATGGGTCTGGAGCGGTTCGACGCCGATGGCGATGGCTCGGTGACGCCCGAAGAAGCCCATGCAGGACTGCAAGCTCTGCTGGCGGAATATGACGCCGATGGCAATGAAGCTCTGTCGCTCGCCGAATTCGAGACGCTCCACAGCGCGCTCATTCGTGAAGCCATGGTGGACCGCTTCCAGTTCCTCGACGACGATGGAGACGGCGCGGTGTCGGTGGCAGAGATCGTCAAGCCCGCCGACATGATGGAGCGCATGCAGACGATGCGCGACGGCATGATGCCTGGGATGATGCGCGGGCCGAACGATGGGATGATGGGTGACGGCGGCATGCAGGGCAACGGTAGTATGATGGACGACAACTGAGCCTGATGTACCGTCACCCCTTGCCCGGCCCCGCAGGATGCTGGGCCGGGCCAAACCCCTGAAAGGACAGACAGAATGGCATATACACATGACCGCCTGATGGCGGACACCGGCCTGGACGAAGCAGAGGCACGGGTGCGCGCGGCGCTGGCAGACGCTGGCTTCGGCGTTCTGACCGAGATCGACGTCAAGGCCACGATGAAGAAGAAAATCGACAGGCACATGGACGGCTACAAGATCCTGGGCGCCTGCAACCCGAACATGGCATGGGAGGCAATCGGGTTGGAGCCACGCATCGGCGCGATGTTGCCCTGCAACGTGATCCTGCGCAGCGTGGACGGCGGCACCGAGGTCAGCGCCATCGACCCCGTGGCCTCGATGCAGGCGGTGAACAATGCCGAATTGCACAAGGTCGCAGGGCAAGTCCGCGAGATGCTCGTGCACGCGGTGGATGCGGCCTGAAGGAGACAACCGATGACAATGGCACACGGTCGGCGCGTCTTCGTTCTTGGGCTGGCGGCAGCGCCTGTCACCCTCGTCACGTCTCCCCTGACCGCACAGGCCCGGACAATCTGGTCGGCAGACGAGGCCTACGACGCCCTTCTCGCAGACAGTGCGCGTGTGATCGATGTGAGGTCGCGCGAGGAATGGCTGGAAACCGGCGTCGGGGCCGGGGTCTGGCCGATCAGCATGCACGAGGACCGTTTTCCAGATCGGCTCTTTGCGGCGAAAGCGCTGGCCGGATCTCGCAACGTCGGCCTAATCTGCGCGACCGGGGGGCGTTCGGCGTCCCTGCTCCGTGCGCTCAGGCAGGCTCGCTACGATGGCTACGTGGACATCTCCGAGGGAATGCTGGGATCTCGCCGGGGCCCCGGCTGGCTTGCTGCCGGTCTGCCCGTGGTTCCGCTGGATGCAGCGCTTGCTTCGATGCCGGAGGACCTTGCCTGACGTGCCAGAAGAGAGCGCCTCAAAGAGAAATCACTACCTGTCCCTCGGCAAGGGTGCCGCCCTTGTCGTCGGCGCCGTCCTTGGGCTGGGCCTCGTTGGCTGGGCTGCAGGATGGTGGTCGTTCGACCTGGACCGGGTGACGGTCGAGACGTGGGTCGCGAGTGCCGGGCCCTTGGGACCGCTCGCGGTCGTCTTCCTCATGACAGTCGCGGTCGTTGCCAGCCCCATTCCCAGCGCACCGATCGCGCTGGCTTCGGGGGCCGCTTATGGCCACTACGCCGGTACTCTATATGTCGCCCTTGGATCCGAGATCGGTGCGCTTGTGGCTTTCCTCATCGCTCGAGGTTTGGGGCGTGGACCGGTCGAGCGTCTTCTTGGCGAAAGGGCCGACTACGGTCTGCTGGGGTCGCAGAACGCGTTGACGCTCACGGTTTTCGTGAGCCGTCTCCTGCCCTTCGTCTCTTTCGACGCGATGAGCTATGCAGCCGGGCTCAGTCGGTTGCACTTCTGGCGCTTCGCCCTCGCCACGATGGCCGGCATCCTGCCCGCGAGTTTCGTACTCGCGCATTTCGGCAGCGCTGCGATGGAGGGCAGCATCGGAAGCGCCGAGTGGATCGCCCTCGGACTGGGCCTCATGACAGGCCTTCCCCTCCTGCTGGTTGCGCTTCGCCGTGGCGCAACTTCGAGAAAGGACGATCCGGCGAAAGACACCACGGAGGCTGGTCGATCATGAGTTCGGACTACAAGAAGAACAGCCTCAGCCTGCCCGACGCCGTGGCGATGGGAACGGGCGTGATGATCGGCGCCGGTATCCTTGCACTGACCGGGCAGATTGCCGAACTGGCGGGCCCGTTGTTCCCATTGGCGTTTGTCGCGGGCGCCGTTGTGACCGCATTCAGCGCCTACACCTACATCAAGATGTCGAACACCTGGCCGTCCGCGGGCGGCATCGGCATGATCCTCAAGAAGGCCTATGGACCGACAACGGTTGCCGCTGGCGCGGCACTCCTGATGGCCCTTTCGATGGTCATCAACGAAAGCCTGGTTGCACGGACCTTCGCCACCTACCTGATGCGCGGTCTGGGGATGGAGCCGGGCGGCTGGCTCGTCCCGGCAATCGGTGTCGGCCTCATCGTTTTCGCCTACCTTGTGAATGCCTCCGGGAACAGATCGGTCGGCCTTCTGTCGCAGATCATGGCGGTCCTCAAGGTTGGAGGGATCGCGCTCTTCGGCATCGCGGCGCTGTGGGCGGGCGGTGTCTCCTTCGAGGCGACGGGCGGCGGGGAAACGGGCGTCGCCGGTTTCGTCGCATCGCTT from Rhodobacterales bacterium HKCCA1288 harbors:
- a CDS encoding calcium-binding protein; this encodes MKTRAKLAATTVILIAIGGAALASGDHGHGGQSAPAAQGPGAGNHDMMQMMMRMHGQMMGGGMGMMGSGGPMGGMGQGMMGGGASLMGMGLERFDADGDGSVTPEEAHAGLQALLAEYDADGNEALSLAEFETLHSALIREAMVDRFQFLDDDGDGAVSVAEIVKPADMMERMQTMRDGMMPGMMRGPNDGMMGDGGMQGNGSMMDDN
- a CDS encoding SHOCT domain-containing protein, giving the protein MWGGGFGIFGGLMMIVFWGIIIALIVIAVKWLTDNQRSSNPGKRDAMEILRERFASGEIDEDEFDRRRKVLEK
- a CDS encoding DUF302 domain-containing protein, encoding MAYTHDRLMADTGLDEAEARVRAALADAGFGVLTEIDVKATMKKKIDRHMDGYKILGACNPNMAWEAIGLEPRIGAMLPCNVILRSVDGGTEVSAIDPVASMQAVNNAELHKVAGQVREMLVHAVDAA
- a CDS encoding thioredoxin family protein; translation: MAPAATSEQVATSAVSAQLITAENGVAPGAGAISAGLALELGEGWKTYWRTPGEVGFPPEIDWSGSRNVAEVEFQWPAPERFTAFGIENFGYHDEVVFPLRITLEQPGQPAHLSASVTLLTCSDVCVPQDFTLTLDLPQGASIDPDSAARIADYAARLPVGAESGGVQSASAHVDVEETALTITLRGASPFQTPDVFPELGEGTAFGAPDIRLGENGRLLWARLPILSPPDDPTAGLSLTVTDARGWAVTVTPDRLETASLPPYTEGRAAAPLSSMVWIALTAFLGGLILNVMPCVLPVLSIKLSSAVKLEGARRATVRWGFLASAAGVMAFMWGLATALFVLRQAGVTVGWGLQFQNPVFLALMIGLLAIFAANLAGAFEVALPAGLQTQLARAGGAKGHGGDFLTGAFAAVLATPCSAPFLGTAIAFALAGRGVDIALVFTFLGLGLAAPYLLIAARPGLVRHLPRPGRWMIALRVVLGLLLAVTAAWLVWVMQGVAGTATMLVVVGVTAGVVLLLSLSRFRGTVRAGLALPLVGVMLFGAAYLADTSAPRALSSQVTEWVPFDRAEIARRVSRGEVVFVDVTADWCLTCKANKALVLDRDPVVSALAAEGVTPMQADWTRPDPAISRYLESFGRYGIPFNAVYGPATPDGVVLPELLTPDVVMAALDDAAGEERDIAGQP
- a CDS encoding HAMP domain-containing protein, with the protein product MTRLRIGSLRSQLVILILGALAIAQAVSLWLFTDERSLAVRAALGFEAAGRAANVVRLLEDAPPDLSASIVRAANSPLVRFDLAPAPSVTTPDHHHAAYIETRIRALLGDGFSRDIRVNLRETASPLHPIPNLSPQMAEMHQEMMRGRMQAVELTLSIALSGGQWLNVDTRFERPPLQWPLSSFLAFGLTAALILVAAFWFVMTRLTGPLRDLSRAAEDLGRGDARDPLPVAGPDEVRDLTRAFNRMQDRLTRFVADRTRILAAVSHDLRSPLTAMRFDAELVEDEKTRESLIASIDEMQAMAEATLDFAQGLAGRETSEVVDLPDWLETQADDKATPFELSGGPPMTLRIRPLALRRAVRNLVENATRYGGGATVGWHRAGDDLAIEITDCGPGIPQDELEEVFAPFHRLEASRSLETGGHGLGLAIARAIVRGHGGDIRLENRPEGGLKASILIPLAEGAAINDARQRKE
- a CDS encoding rhodanese-like domain-containing protein, with protein sequence MTMAHGRRVFVLGLAAAPVTLVTSPLTAQARTIWSADEAYDALLADSARVIDVRSREEWLETGVGAGVWPISMHEDRFPDRLFAAKALAGSRNVGLICATGGRSASLLRALRQARYDGYVDISEGMLGSRRGPGWLAAGLPVVPLDAALASMPEDLA